A region from the Nitrospirota bacterium genome encodes:
- a CDS encoding co-chaperone GroES family protein, whose amino-acid sequence GYAIPDSSPVESWTTGKKEVRYVPLQAADGDYAIFLKEAAMEIEFEEKKYLIVPHSAIFALVRTELSEEG is encoded by the coding sequence GGGTATGCGATCCCGGACTCTTCGCCTGTCGAGTCCTGGACCACGGGCAAGAAGGAGGTCAGGTACGTTCCGCTTCAGGCCGCGGATGGAGACTACGCGATCTTTCTTAAGGAGGCGGCCATGGAGATCGAATTCGAGGAGAAAAAGTACCTCATTGTCCCCCATTCCGCGATCTTCGCGCTCGTCCGCACGGAGCTGTCCGAGGAGGGCTGA
- a CDS encoding methyl-accepting chemotaxis protein: MGKQSGRTREIGRSFKDIADQANLLALNEAIEAARAGGLDGGFAVVAENTGTDRAGAHKALSPPRTAPCGRARRSRNGGQ; encoded by the coding sequence GTGGGAAAGCAGAGCGGGCGCACCAGGGAGATTGGCAGGTCATTCAAGGATATCGCGGACCAGGCTAATCTCCTGGCGCTGAACGAGGCCATCGAGGCCGCGCGAGCAGGCGGGCTGGACGGGGGATTCGCCGTTGTTGCCGAAAATACGGGAACGGACCGCGCCGGTGCGCATAAAGCGCTCAGCCCTCCTCGGACAGCTCCGTGCGGACGAGCGCGAAGATCGCGGAATGGGGGACAATGA